In the genome of Budorcas taxicolor isolate Tak-1 chromosome 7, Takin1.1, whole genome shotgun sequence, the window TATGATTTGACATGTTTTTTGTTGTACACAATTCACCCCCTAATACTAACTCTCTGTGGATCCCAGGCTGCCCATCTGCTTGTTGATGATAGTACCTGTAGCACCAGGGTCCAGTCAGCCTGCTGAATCACAATCACCATGATCCAAATGCCATCATCTTCTATGTCCCAGTCTGGGGGACATGGGAGGCCTGTTGATGATAGCGGTCCTCCTGCAAAGTCAAACCACTAGACTCTATGTAAGACTGAGAACTGTGGCTGCTGAATCCAATAGTGAATCAGCTCATCTCAAAGTCCTTCCCCAAGTCATTAGAAAGCACGGTGATGTAATACACCTGGCTAATACACATTGTCTTTATCAGTATTAAAATTGAGCACAGCTAATCTTTCCTTCAAAAAGGTGAAATCCTATAAGCTCAGTACCTCAGAGAGTTTAAGTCTGCTTCAAAGTCTCCTCTGCTCTGATCTTAAGGGGAAAGAGATCGTGGGGAAAATACACATCTTTCCCTTCCTGTAGCACTACATTCATCTCTGTTGACACAATCACCATGTTGCTCTGTGATGATTTATTGGCATGTCTCTATCAGCCACCAGGCTGAATGTTTTGAGGGCAGAAATAGCGTGTATCCTTGTGTCTGAGGCACTGAACAGTGGTCCTGGAACATGGTAGGTGCTGAACAACTTTTCTGTCCTAGGACTGAGAGGTAGCTGCTTTGCTGAATAGTTTCCTCAGAGCTGCCTTCATGTTCTTGTTCCTTAGGCTGTAGATaaaggggttcagcatggggataACCACCCCACACATCAAGGCAGCCACCTTGTCCTTCTGTGAGGAGGTGGGAGCTACTGGCTGCAGGTACACAGCGAAGATGGTGCCATAGAATAGAGTCACCACAGTGAGGTGTGAGCCGCAAGTGGAGAAGGCTTTCCATTTGCCCTGAGCAGAAGGGATCTTGAAGACTGCCCAGAAAATGCAGGTATAAGAGAGGAGGATGCATGTGAGAGGGCTGATGCCCATGATGATGCCAAAAGCAAAGATCACCAGCTCgttggtgtgtgtgtctgagcaGGAGAGCTTCAGCAGGGGCATGAGGTCACAGAAGAAGTGGGGGATTTCAGAGCCAGCGCAGAAGGTCAACTGAGCCATGAGGCTGGTGTGGACAATGGACTGGAGGTTGGTGATCAGCCACGACCCCACCACCAGCAGCCCACACACACGGGGACTCATGATGGCCAAGTAGTGCAGAGGGTGGACAATGGCCACGAACCGATCAATGGCCATCACAGCCAGGAGGAAGCTGTCCATGGTCCCAAACAGGTGGAAGGCGTACATCTGGGCAAGGCAGCCTGCAAAGGGGATGGCTTTGCTCTGATTCCAGAGGTTCACCAGCATCTTGGGGATGGTGGTGGAAGAGAAAAAGATGTCCACCAGCGACAGGTTacagaggaagaagtacatgggagtGTGGAGGTGTGAGTCTGTGATGATGGCCAGGATGATGAGCAGGTTTCCAAAGATGGTGACCAGGTACATGGGCAGGAACAGCCCAAAGAGGAAGATCTGATGCTCTGGTTTTTCTGAGAGTCCCAGGAGGAGGAATTCTGAGACTGCTGTTCGGTTTTCTGGTTCCATGGACAGCTTTTGTCTAccgcgaaggagaaaaggaggaagatgAGAGACATAAAACTTGGAGTCAGCGATGGAGTTCTGTCTCAGCTCCCTGCAAACCTGTGTGTTTTGTGAAAACCCATGGAATTCTTACAGCTCCCTTCCATGGATTTCTGTTTCCCCAAGGAAAACCATCCATGtctgagaatcagttcagttcagtcactcagtcgtgtccgactctttgcgaccccatgaattgcagcacgccaggcctccctgtccatcaccaactcctggagttcactcagattcacgtccattgagtcagtgatgccatccagccatctcatcctctgtcgtccccttctcctcctgcccctaatccctcccagcatcagagtcttttccaatgagtcaactcttctcatgaggtggccaaagtactggagcttcagctttagcatcattccttccaaagaaatcccagggcttatctccttcagaatggactggttggatctccttgcagtccaagggactctcaagagtcttctccaacaccacggttcaagaGCCTCAGTTCTCCAGTGCTcggttttcttcacagtccaactctcgcatccgtacatgaccactggaaaaaccacagccttgactagacggacctttgttggcaaagtaatgtctctgcttttgaatatgctatctaggttggtcataactttccttccaaggagtaagcatgttttaatttcatggctgcaatcaccatctgcagtgattttggagcccaaagaaataaagtctgacactgtttccactgtttccctatctatttgccatgaagtgatgggaccagatgccatgatctttttctgaatgttgaactttaacccaactttttcactttcctctttcactttcatcaagaggcttttttgttcctcttcactttctgccacggATAGTCTCAAATGTCTGACTTAGTTGTTTTGGGACAACTAAGGTATTGTTCATAAACCGCCTCATTTCTCTTCATAGAGCCAAGCTTCACAGAAAATCAAATTGAGAGGAAATCAAGTCCAAACCTGatcatcttctttctcttctttccccttcatctttctctctttcctttcctcctttcctttcctcttccatcAATAAGATGTAATTCTAGCATCTCTTTTGGGTTCATGACTAGGGATATAAGGATGAATAGCACTTTTCTGAAGAATCCAATGAACCCTAAGTTCATTAGGGGCACTTTATGATCTGCTCCCAAGTGATGACTAGGTAGACCCCTTCTCATTTGTTGTGATGAGGACCAGCGTTGGAAACTCTAGCAAAAGAGTGGAAGCATAAA includes:
- the LOC128051268 gene encoding olfactory receptor 1I1-like, with product MEPENRTAVSEFLLLGLSEKPEHQIFLFGLFLPMYLVTIFGNLLIILAIITDSHLHTPMYFFLCNLSLVDIFFSSTTIPKMLVNLWNQSKAIPFAGCLAQMYAFHLFGTMDSFLLAVMAIDRFVAIVHPLHYLAIMSPRVCGLLVVGSWLITNLQSIVHTSLMAQLTFCAGSEIPHFFCDLMPLLKLSCSDTHTNELVIFAFGIIMGISPLTCILLSYTCIFWAVFKIPSAQGKWKAFSTCGSHLTVVTLFYGTIFAVYLQPVAPTSSQKDKVAALMCGVVIPMLNPFIYSLRNKNMKAALRKLFSKAATSQS